A window of bacterium contains these coding sequences:
- the obgE gene encoding GTPase ObgE — protein MFIDHVRITVKAGNGGNGCVSFRREKYVPKGGPDGGDGGRGGDVILEVNEAQHSLSDLFYTPHIKAMSGGHGKGNNCYGKAGEDKIIKVSPGTVVFDDKKNLIVDLLHQGDRFIIAKGGKGGKGNTTFKSSTNRTPRKATLGKEGEAFALFLELKLIADVGFVGYPNAGKSTLLSKISNAHPKIADYPFTTLIPNVGVRKINDRKVTFADIPGIIEGAHNGKGLGLDFLRHIDRTGMIVFIIDANQDILNQYMNLQNELKEYNPDLLKKPSIVLLNKTDLLEGKKKFRSPIEEAILISALKEKGIEDFLNAVKEKLVDEKL, from the coding sequence ATGTTTATTGACCATGTAAGAATCACGGTAAAAGCCGGAAACGGCGGAAACGGTTGTGTAAGTTTTCGTAGAGAGAAATATGTCCCTAAAGGCGGACCGGATGGTGGAGATGGTGGTAGAGGCGGGGACGTAATTTTGGAAGTTAACGAAGCACAGCACAGTTTATCCGATCTTTTTTATACTCCTCACATAAAAGCAATGTCCGGTGGACACGGAAAGGGGAACAATTGTTATGGTAAAGCAGGTGAAGATAAAATAATAAAAGTATCCCCAGGGACAGTTGTTTTTGATGATAAAAAGAACTTAATAGTAGACCTTCTTCATCAGGGAGACAGATTTATAATTGCTAAGGGAGGAAAAGGCGGTAAAGGAAATACAACATTCAAAAGCTCCACAAATAGAACTCCTCGTAAGGCAACATTAGGAAAAGAAGGAGAAGCTTTTGCGCTGTTTCTTGAACTAAAACTAATCGCAGACGTTGGTTTTGTCGGGTACCCGAATGCCGGGAAATCCACCTTACTATCTAAAATATCAAATGCACATCCCAAAATTGCAGATTACCCGTTTACAACTTTAATTCCAAATGTAGGCGTAAGAAAGATAAATGATAGAAAAGTAACCTTTGCCGATATACCGGGAATAATAGAAGGAGCGCATAACGGGAAAGGATTAGGATTGGACTTTTTACGACACATAGATAGAACGGGTATGATTGTTTTTATAATTGACGCAAATCAGGATATATTAAACCAGTATATGAATTTACAAAATGAATTAAAAGAGTATAATCCCGATCTTCTAAAAAAGCCGTCAATCGTTTTACTCAATAAAACAGATTTATTAGAAGGCAAGAAGAAGTTTCGTTCCCCGATAGAAGAAGCAATACTAATTTCCGCGTTAAAAGAGAAAGGGATAGAAGACTTTTTGAATGCGGTAAAAGAGAAACTGGTAGATGAAAAATTATAA